Genomic DNA from uncultured Methanobrevibacter sp.:
AAATTGACTGCATTACCGGAGGGCTTGATGAATATCCGATTACCGCTGATGTGGCGGCAAATTATCTGAAAGATAAGGATTTGGATTTAATTGTGGTATTTGGTGTGCCTCATGCATTTCCAATTGAAGATTTTGACACGGAATCTGTTGCAATTACTGACGGGCCACGTTTGGTGGAACCTCTTAAAGATTTGGGATATACTCACGTTGTTGCAGAATTGGATGCCCACTCAAAAACTTTAGGAACTGATGAAATAGTACTTTCAGACTTTGGCGGAATGATTAGAGCAGCTATTGGATGGTTAAACGAATGATTACAATTATAGATTATAAAAGCGGAAATTTAAAAAGCATTTCAAATGGATTTAAAAAGATTGGCATAGACTATCGAATAACTGATGACAAGGAGGTTATTGCGAACAGTGATTATCTGGTTCTTCCCGGTGTTGGAGCATTTGGAAGCGCTATGGAGAATTTAAAACCCTTTGAAGATGTTATTTATGAACATGTCCATGACGGCAAACCATTTTTGGGAATATGTCTTGGCCAGCAGGTGTTAATGAGTGAAAGTGAAGAAGCGCCTGGCGTTAAAGGACTGGATTTGTTTAAAGGTCATGTGGAATTGCTCCCTGAAGGAGTTAAAATACCTCACATGGGCTGGAATAAATTGAATGTTAAAAACAGCTCACCAATTTTAGATGGCATAGATGGAGAATACTTTTATTTTGTTCATTCTTATCATGTAATTCCTGATGATGAAAGCATAATTGCCGGAACCTGTGAGTATGGAGGCGAAGTTGTAGCCAGTTTGTCTCAAAACAACCTGTTTTCAACACAGTTTCATCCGGAAAAAAGCGGAAAGGCAGGACTTAAGATTTTAAAAAATTTTACTGAATTGGAGATTTAAATATGGATATTGAAGGCTTTGTAAGGGCTAGAATTGATGATTATGACTATGATGATCTAGCAGAAATTTTAGCTGTAAGGATAAGAGAATACAAAAATATCAATGAAGAAAATTCATTAGAAATGGCAAAAGCAGTAATTGATGAAGTTGGAACAACACTAAAACTTAGACAAAGTGATGATGAATTCTTAAAAGAAATTGCCAGTGTAAATAAGGCAGATGTGCTTATGGGTGAGATGGGAGTCGGATCCCGGGGTGCAGGTGACTTTTTCGTACACAGGAAAATAGCTGAAATTGTATCATCAACAAACACTGCCTCTTTGGTCAATCCTTCAGAACAGGATGACGGTGGTGTTGTTAAAGCTCCAATTAAAAATGATGAAGTTTATATTACAACTGCAGTTGACGGAATACACTCACGTTTAAGTGAATATCCGTTCTTGGGCGGTTTTCATGTAACAAGAGCAACTCTTAGAGACGTCTGTGTAATGGGAGCTGACCCTGTTGCAATCTTAAGTGATGTTCACCTTGCAGACGACGGTGATGTTGCAAAAATATTTGACTTTACAGCAGGTGTTGCAGCAGTATCCGAACTTGTAGATGTTCCAATCGTTGCAGGAAGTACTCTTCGTGTCGGCGGAGACATGGTTTTAGGTGACAGATTTGTATCCGCAGTCGGAAGTGTGGGAGTATCCGCATATCCTCCAACAGCAAGAAAAGGCGCAACTGAAGGAGACATAATTCTTTTAACAGAAGGTTCAGGTGGAGGAACAATAACAACTACAGCTCTTTACAACGGTTTCTTTGATGTTGTGTGGGATACTATGAATGTTAATTTTGTTCAGGCATCACATGCATTGTTTGAAGCTGATCTGGTCAAGGATATTCATGCAATGACTGACGTAACAAATGGTGGTCTTAGAGGAGATGCTCATGAAATCTCAAATACAACAGGAGTAGGTCTTGAGTTTTATGAAAAAGAAATTAGACAGATGGTTGCTCCAAATGTATTGAACATGCTTGAAACATTAAACATTGACCCATTAGGTGTGTCAACCGATTCGTTAATGTTAATCGCACCTCCTGAAATTGTTGAAGACATTAAAAAGGCAGTAGCCAAATATGATGTTGCAATATCTGAAATTGGTGAGGTCAACAACTCCGGCGAGCCAATATTGATTAAAGAGGATTCAACTGAGGAAAAACTTGTTCCTTTATTTAGAGAAGCCGCATATACAAAAATTAAAAAGCTTGTTGGTGAAACAACTCCTGAAGACTTTGAAGAAATGAAAGAAAAAGTTCAAAAAGCTTCAGATGCAGCTATTGCTAAAAAGGATAAGGTTATTAAACATATCCGTGGACAATAAAAAAATTAATATTTTTTAACTTTAATCTGCGATTTTGCACAAAAGCATATAATCGCACTTCCCTATTTTTTATTTACTTCAACTTCCAATTTTAACTCATGACAGATGAGAAAGGAAGCTTTTATTTAATTGAGTCAATACTTGCAGTTTTTATTCTTTTAGCGGTAGTATTGGTTGTTAATACTGTAATATCAATTCCTGGTCCTGATTATTCTTATGAAACACATGATGTAAAATCGGCTCAGGACACGATGGAGCTGTTGTCTAGAAAAATTAATTTCACAGACCAGAGCTTTTTGGGTGAAATTTCATCAATTTTAAAGGATAATAGAAATTCAAAAAAATCCGTTAACGAAGTTTCA
This window encodes:
- a CDS encoding AIR synthase-related protein, with the protein product MDIEGFVRARIDDYDYDDLAEILAVRIREYKNINEENSLEMAKAVIDEVGTTLKLRQSDDEFLKEIASVNKADVLMGEMGVGSRGAGDFFVHRKIAEIVSSTNTASLVNPSEQDDGGVVKAPIKNDEVYITTAVDGIHSRLSEYPFLGGFHVTRATLRDVCVMGADPVAILSDVHLADDGDVAKIFDFTAGVAAVSELVDVPIVAGSTLRVGGDMVLGDRFVSAVGSVGVSAYPPTARKGATEGDIILLTEGSGGGTITTTALYNGFFDVVWDTMNVNFVQASHALFEADLVKDIHAMTDVTNGGLRGDAHEISNTTGVGLEFYEKEIRQMVAPNVLNMLETLNIDPLGVSTDSLMLIAPPEIVEDIKKAVAKYDVAISEIGEVNNSGEPILIKEDSTEEKLVPLFREAAYTKIKKLVGETTPEDFEEMKEKVQKASDAAIAKKDKVIKHIRGQ
- the hisH gene encoding imidazole glycerol phosphate synthase subunit HisH: MITIIDYKSGNLKSISNGFKKIGIDYRITDDKEVIANSDYLVLPGVGAFGSAMENLKPFEDVIYEHVHDGKPFLGICLGQQVLMSESEEAPGVKGLDLFKGHVELLPEGVKIPHMGWNKLNVKNSSPILDGIDGEYFYFVHSYHVIPDDESIIAGTCEYGGEVVASLSQNNLFSTQFHPEKSGKAGLKILKNFTELEI